The genomic interval tatatatggcaATGTTGCTTGAAATGATAGGCGTGAAATGCTTATAGAGTTTGTGGATAACTTCTGTAAGTTGGAAAAtgatgatcatcatcatcatatataCTCAGCCTATGATTTTCTCTATCTTCCAATGGATTTCAGGTaagcattatatatatatatataaatattagtttattatgaatattattgtaataataatatatatcattattaattaattttgtaggaGAAAGTTGAACAAAGGTTATGCCTTTGTTAATTTCACAGATGCAAGAGCagcattgaaattttgggaaGCTATGGATCACAAAAAATGGGACTATTTTAGATCTCCTAAAATTCGACAAATTGTCCATGCAACCATTCAAGTaactacattatatatatatgattaaacatattattttatttttaagccaaatgtgcaattaatatattagtgggtgtttttctaaattttttgtttatttatttattaattattaaagtaACAAATATTTGAATTGTATATATAGGGAAGGGAGGGATTGGAGAGAAGATTTAGGAAATCAGAGTTTTGCTGTGAATTTGAAGCATATTTACCTATAAGTTTTTGTCCTCCTAGAGATGGCTCTAATGGATTACAATCTTGTGGAACAAATATTGGAAGAGTGATGATTGGGAGTACTAACAACTACTAATTAtatatctctatatatatattatataatctgtatgtatatatatgatcatgGTCACTATAGTACTCTATGCATATGTTTTAATGTATTGTGTGATATGTAAAGAATGACTTATATTAATTGTGAGAACGATGAAagtcaatatatatgtatataaatattatgCATGCATGATGAAgtttatatgtatgtgtattaaTTAGTTTGTATATTTGTTTTAGACaagatgatatatatatatatgattaattaTTGACCATATATTACATTTACATGTTATAAATTTACTTTGTATTATTCTTTAATAAACAAACCAATGCAACCACACACTTTGAGTCATACAAGTTTATattttatccaaaaaaaaaaatataaagacaGACTACAACCAACAACAACCCCACTTTAAACGCCTTTGTTTGGATCTAACTCTAGTGCTCAGAATTTAAAACGAGAAACTGGCTAACCGAAGCATGAATTAGAAAGAAGTAACAAAACAATGGAGCAGAATTTAAAACAAGAAAGCAAACAAAACCCAGAAGACAAATTCGATAAGAAAAGCAAACCaatgtatatttttttcacaaaacaaataactttaaaatataaaagggCAGCAAAATCAGTACCCACGCAATTGAAAATTCTAGAAAAATTGCAATAAACTTTAATTACCAGCAAACATAAAGTCAACGAAATTGGAAAGAATCCAGCAAATTTGAGAATAGAGTAAAAAGACGATAAGGTGTTGAGAAGTAAAAAGACAATGAAGACAGAGTACTCTTACCGATGCCGGTAGAAAGACAATGAGAAGAACTTGAAGTTGTCGAGGCCACGGAGCGAGTAAATTGGAGTGGAGGCTTCAGGATTGACCTTGATTGAGAAAGAAGAGGAGAAGACGATGATAAAGAAAGAGAGTTTTAGTGTtagttaattaaatctaaacatTATAAATATGAAAGTGAGATTATTAAAAATTGCATTACAGTGAGATGGAATTGAGACCTGAGAGCAAATCTATAGAGAGAGGAGAAGAAGAGATGAGCCGgcagttttaattaaaaattgcaTTACAGTTTTAATtaacaattttcaaattaaaactgCTTCCTTATTTCATGATGATATTTATGAGCATAACTAAAAATATTcagtttcttaaaaaaaaaataaaaaaaataacaataatttgaatAACAGCCTgcaatatatacacaaaatattaaattccataaatatagggataattatatatatatgatttaatttttctattttaaacttCAAAATAGTCTTTTCTACatttttacataattttataatcCCAACAATAAATCCCAACAAAAAAAATCCTATAACAATCCACGtacaaacccaaacttgaaaaaaaaaaattaaaaaaatagaatatgaGATAATTATACATGAAatgatattatattttaaatttaataactgAAATCGTTTAAATTTAATCTTAACCAATTTTCTAGAAACAACAGGTAACATTCTGTTATatactataattataattataatatatacattgaataattaattagaattgaaaaaatgaaataatataaacaaaaatgatatatgGATATGAAATGAAAACGTACCTGATTAGCAAAACCAACACTACAACCAAGCATGAGCCTTCCAAGGACAAGCATAAGGAAGTTGATAGCAGCAGCATTAAGAATGGTGCCAATTATGAAGAAAATGCCGGCAATCAACATGGTCAGCCTTCTTCCGAGGCTTCTGGTGGTGTAAGAAGCACCAAAGGTGTCACACCCCCTTTAATTATATtcaaaacacaaaaacaaaacaaacacattACTAATCATCTTTaccaaattaatattaataattactaaACAATGCACAAAAAACTTGATTACCAAATTACCTGAAATTCCAATATCATAACCAAACATAAGACCTCCAGTGGTGGCCATTATACAAGAAATAACAACAATTGGAGTAATTTTTGCTTCATATTCAATTCCTCCAACTGTACTTAATCCCCCTACTGCCATTGTTGGTCTATATAATTAATAAgtgtatatattaataatgGATTTCTGATATATTATTAAGCAGGGACATCTCAGAAACCACCATTAAAGTCTTACAAAACTCAACCACCATATATATACCTTCCCACTCCTGTAACATTTCTTTCCCCTCAGACCAATGTGAGGCTCCGCCTCCACCACCTTCTAAAACATCTTTTCTAATctcattatatttattattatatatataaaaaaaaaaattgtaaaaatatatatatctgtaATAATCTATAAATcaacaaaattttatatatcGTTTGCTATATTTGATATTATATATACCTGGAAACTTCTGATTAGGATTGTTATAATGTCTTCGACAAAGAAATCAGCCAGTGTCGGTGCGggaataatttatttttcttataaaaaaaatcattttttccATCATGAATactataaatgtatatatgaagaaatcaataaaaataagtataaaTGTACATAATCCAAATAAATCTTTGACAATTATTTGTGGACCTGGGAATAATTTTGAATTGCTTTGTTGAAGCCACTGTGATAAGCATGCACTACTTCATCCACAACCTCCTCAACAACATCACTTTGCTCCTTCAGAAACTGAACTTCAGCTTCACGATCTTTTGATGTCAAAATATGGACAACATGAGGCAATGAATCAAACCGTGCAGCAGCCCAGCTCTCATCTATGCGTGAAAGCTCTTCCCTTAAATCCTGCATTAACCAAATCAGTTTACTGACTGAAATATAACTCAATTAACTGATGGTTTTAAGGAAGTAATATCTTGATGCATCTAGTGACATCTTCATTTCAGGATTTATTGCTCATATGCAAAATCTTGTAAACTACTCTACACACTTGCATTTACATCTGGTTCTGAATTTGGGATACAATACAATTCAGCAATAAAGGTTGAACttccaataataaaaattggAACTTGACGTAATCACCAAATCAAAAACGCAGAGCTGGGGAAGAAACTTGCAAATGGACAGGATGAGATCAATCATTTATACTTACTGCTTTATTTGGAGAGACAGGCAATCCATCAAAAAGTCCCATGCTTTTCCTCTAATTTGATGTGGGGAACTTATGAGAGTGCACGACAGCTTATAAAATTTTGTGCTCTAACTGGGAAAAAAAAAGGATAGAGAAACACCAAATTGAACAATATCAGCAATGAAAAAAAACTGTAAAGAGAATGAGTCAAAAATTatgtttttccttttctttttcagcAAATATAAAACCAATCACCAAAACTTGTTTCTAGTTGTGTATGTCAACACAAGAATGGATGGAAAAGGATTATGCccattggagattaagaaacaactAAACTTGGCCTAGTTGATaagaaatttaatatttactgGAAAAAAATAGACAAATCATATTCTGATACTAATAAAGAAAAGAGGATTGAGCCTAAGCAACCAACAATGTCCTATTATGGAAGGAAGGCCATTGGCTTACAAAAAATGTACTTGATCAGTGTTTGTGAACTGAAAATCTCATTTCACCTAAATCATACGAATTCAAGGATTTGATTCTaaagtttctttcttttttttttataccttCAAAACAAAGCTCTAAGCACCGGAAAGTTAAAATGcccatttaaaatatattatatctaCAAAATTCAACCTAAAATTTGAAGAAGAGGCAAATCAAAAGCAATCAAACAAAGGGAAACAAACGAATAAAAATCATACCTCTAGATCTAGCGTGAGAAACTTAAATGTACACAGAACGACCACTGCTGAGCATAAATCGAAATCAACAAGATTAACGCCAGATTAGGATTGTTATAATGTCTTCGACAAAGAAATCAGCTAGTGTCGGTGCGGGTACAGTCGTTACGGGTGGGTTTCTTAACCCCGGTAGTCCATCCGGATCTGACTTGAGCGATTCGAGTTTACCTGGAATGCCTTTAACACAAGTTTTCACACCCCCTCCCTTTATCAGGTGCCATTGCTCCGTTgagtcatcatcatcatcatcagattGATACTTCATCTTCAGCTACCGATCCACCTACTTCTCTCAGCCTCTCGCTGCCATCTTCCGATTCATCCGAAGTATCGAATCGCGGGTCTGGGTCCGCGTTCGGATCGGTTCCGGCATCTGCGAGTCCGACCCAGACTGTACCACCAGCTCTACATCTACAACCTTTCTTGACAGAGAAATCAACAACCGACTcagaatttttcttttttcaaaaataaaaaataaaaaatgacacAGGTCCCAAGTGAAGCAAAGAGCCTTATAGAAATTATACAGGCTTGATTGAGCAAAAGGTCTTCACGAAACCCTCTAATGAAAACACAAAAAGCTACGAttgagatgatttttttttttttatatatatttttataagaaaaaagtTAACGGCGTTAAAAGAACccgtttaaaaaaaataaaaattatttatttttagggttaaaaaaaataaaagaatcgttaaaccaagaattcccgttaaaccaagaattgccgttaaataggcacttttaatatataaagatataaatgTTATTACAATGAGATTTgatatttaatcatataaaatttGAGATATGATATTTAgtgatatttattttcatttaaaaaattatatgaaatttgatatttttcttttgaaaattatgaaatttaatatttaattacatcaataacaatataattatttaagtagtTTCATACATCTTATGTCGTTTGATGGGATTGGAGATAACAAATAAGTTGAGCGGAGAGTTGACAATGGTGGAGTTTGTACTCTTCTATTTTTTTCCCAAGCATCTTGCGTTGTTTTGTTGTAGTTGCGTTGTTAATCTTttggtaaattttaattttcaagtcAATAATAGTAATTTGTTCACTCGCGATCTTTTGATGGATTTTTAGTTGGTAAAATTATTACTATAATTGGTAAAAAAGATCGCTTTAGAATAAAACACTAAACTTTTTCCTATTAAGTGATGGTCGAATATCAATACATTTTTTAGTTAGAGAATTTGCATTTTCCATTTGaagattttttatttacaatttttatattatCACTAATCTCCTTGACAAAGTGATTataatcactcatgaatttacgacgcaGACGTCCGCCACCGGTGCTGGAACCttctcgaaccaggatagctcatcgtctaaccgcagagcatgctttgctAAACCATAGGCGCTGCTAAATTCGAGAaatctattattatttgtttgacttgtaataaatgaaattttaaatttaattcttaATTATCAAAAGtaaattttgattaaaagaattaattttatatatctttattgagaataaaataaaataaaatatatttatagttaGAAGAAACtatgaataaaaaaatacaaataaataagtgatgtaaaattaaaataaaaattacatgaagtactatttttttgtaaaaaaattatatttttacgttcaaagatatttttttgtatttttacgatgTTATATAAAAACCacccaaaaataataaaaaaaaattacataaaagtaatagGAAAATAGcatcaaaacaataacaaaaaatcaacaccaAATTAACgaaagtacaacataaaaatatatcaaaagaccgtatttatataagtaaaatcataaaaattgtaaaaatttaaaatttggtacaactatatatttgtacttgttttattatttttgtgtaattGTAAAATAATCCCATTAAAATATTgctagaaaatgaaaaaaattatcatataaACTTGGACTTTTATTCAATACTAGGCCCACTAAATCTGACTTGGGCCAATTATGGGCCAACCTTAGGCCACTGGTTGGAATTAGCGTTTAAATGTGGCCCACTTCATCATTACCTTACCTAATATATGAAAGTTCTATTATTGACTTGTGAGTTAGGtatttatcaaaaaataaaataataaaaaatgaaaaaagaaaaagaaaaaaacttgagAGATGGGATGAAAGAGAATTATGgtaactttctttttttttttagttagggTATGTCTTATGGAGAAAGGTTGCTCTTTTATTCTTCtctaaataaattttcaaaaattaaatatatcatTTCAGAAACTTGAAATAATATCctctcataaaaaaaattaaccccCTAAATGCATATAATATCACTAAAATATCAATTTTCACCCAAGCCCACCAACTTTCTCTAGGGTTAGGTGCGACTTGGTCGGGATTGTATTTTGCTACtacaatttaatttttacttaGTTTTCTCAATATGATATGATTTTGAGTATTTTAGTATTATATTTGTGACATAATTTTGAGTGTTTTAGTCTTGTCTGTgtgatattattttgttttgttttgttgttggtTCTTCTTTGTTCTTATGATAACTCGCAATAAAATCGCTGTTAGTAGTTAGAAATAACAAGTTCTCTGCCACCGAAGGGGTTGTTAGTAGTGTAGTTACTTACCTtacacaatagttgagtgctcAAGCTACAATGTTAAATGAATATACTGCAACAATTTATATTGTTGTGTCTTTTGAGCGATGGATGAAATAGGTAATAAGTGTTTTTAAGGTTGATTGTGATGATAGAATCTTTTCCTTTGAtttcattttagtttttttttgttaaacgatctgagAATTACACGACTGATTATTTGGCTTATTTTTCTAATTCATATCTTGGTCGTGTTTCCAATAAGAAATATGTCCTAATTGGATTGCATACTATTATTTTAActaattgttattaataaaattccataatttattataaaagaaaatagtataaaaaattttgtaaaaaaagataaagttttTAGGGGttgttagaaaaaaaatctaaagaagattataataaatttaattacaaGGGGGTGAGAATAAATAAACCATTAAAGTAGTAACTATTTATGATTAAATTTGCTACTAAAATTACAAAGAATCAATCATAATGAGAAAAATTACTTACTAAAGTCATTGTTATCACCTTCCTCAACAGCATCAACAGACAATGGTAAGTGTGGTAAATCATAACTTTTAGTACTAACCTTAGTTTCATGTGATTCACATTTTAGATTTTGATCACATTCAATTACTCCTAAACTCTTAGAAGAGTATTCCAAGTTCATTGTTGTTGATGATGTTCTTATATCACTTGAGAAACTTGTCACTTCCAGAAAATCACCAAGTGTTGCTCCTGATTCGAATCGAGGGCTCAAGTTTGTTGAATTATTTGTCTCCAATTTTGATCGGTTTCTATAAGCGTCCTCGGTGAGAATGGTTTTAGACTCTTCATTTGGTATTGTTAGAGGTGTGTTCTCAATCTCAATTAGCTTCTTGATCACATCATTTATCATTGAATCTAGTTCATTATCATTCTCATTGTCATCTCTGCACAACAAGAATTATTCTTTTAGGTTTCATCTCAAAATTATTTGTCAATAAGAGAAGTAGTTTATGCATCTTATATAAGATATTATATTTCTACACATTATCAATGCGAGACTCTCTAACATCCCTCAAGATAGTGACTATTTTGGTTAACCATTTTGGATGGTTCGATTTTTGCCTTATTATCTCCGAAACACAAATAGCTCTTTCAGCTCTACTTTATGATCGGCTTTGGATTTTGGGTACCATGTTAGAAAGTAGAAATACAATGGTGGAGAAAGTAGAGTAGGACTTGGTGTAGAGTAAGATGTATTGGTAaccatctcaaaatcaatttgcaATGAGAAAATTAGCTAATGTATCTTTATATAGAGTATTACATTCTTATAATATTATCAATGTGAGATTCTCTAACAACTCAAATTCTGTAAGAGTCATAGCATAGTTTAGGAGACAACAACGATGTATCAGTTTTCGAATGATTAGTTGTGTCTGGAAGGGAGATCGGTGTTACCTTTCGGGATTCAAGCCTACGGAAACATAAGTTGATTTCACGAGATCTGCAAGAGCCGAAGGTTCGCTCGAGAAATATCCTCCAAGTTTCGAAATCTCAGCTAAAAATGCAAAGTCCATAACAAACTGGGAGAAGAGTGAATGAACATTAATATGGGAGTACAGAATAAGAAGCATAAAGAAAAATGCATAACTACattacaatataaaataaacctGTTTGTAATTAACTGAATTTTCTTGAGTTGAAGTCTCCTCAGAAATAGCCCACATATCTCTTTTGGTTGAAATATGAATGAATGTGGTTTCTACAAGTTCCCTCAATAATTCAAGTAACCATTCCTTTTCAAAAATAGAGTCTTCGACTAGTCTTTCTAGTTTTCTCAGTTGAGAAAATAATACCTTATAATGAATGACACAACAATTAATGGAAGGATAAGGATTGTATaaactctaaataaaataactttttaagGACGCGTTTGTAAAGTTATGGTGGAATTAAATTTAGATGTAATTAGAgggtaattatataatttaacatTTTTGTTTAACCATGAAAAGTGGGTGtttgtaattactaaaaattttATATACTAAATGAtaactattaaaaaataatattttgttgtgtagttattaattattttgcagAAAAGACATTacgaatatatatatgtaatatacaaacacattttacattttaaaatatagaacaTGTTCGTTACTATGTAATTACTAAGTAGTGTAATTAATAGAGTAGTAATTACGTAAAGTGTTTGGATATGAAATGTAATTACTTATAAATTCCTAAAATTTTGTTTAACAAATTAGTTAGTAAATTTAGGAaagtaattaatattatttagtagTTGATATTTAAAATgatcattttttattaattacatTCAATTTTCGTAAGGGATTATTTGTGAAGTGTAATTAGAACCTCTCAATTACCCAGAACTACACAGTTTTCAAATGCACACATAGTATAATTATCACTTTGTTAATTACACATTGACTTCCAAACATACCCTACATGAGAAGAGAATGATACATAATTTCAGTTAGTAGAAAAATACCTGTAATTTGAGAGAGGGCATTCCATCACTCCTATTTTCAACAATAAGTTTTTTGTAGTCCATTTCAAAGGACATAATTCTCTGTATAAATTGGTGACAAAATTGACTTCTCAGCTGATTTGAAGCTTCTTGAGTGAACaatgtaaatctatcataaccCTTCTCTTGAACACTAATAATTTGTTCATTCATATCATCAGAACTAATGCCTTCATAAATGGCTCTAACTATTTTTGGGAGTAGTATTTGAAGTGATGACAGATTGGTTAGAATAGAAATCTGTTGTTGGAGTGATACACCAAAGTTGGTAAATGGAACACTATTTTCAATGACATCTTTTTCATAGATGAGGGCTCTTTCAAGGATGACAACATAACCATTGAATAGGTTTGTGAGTCCAGAAAAGATTGAATCTTCCATTTGAAGAGCAATTAAAGGTGTAACATCTTCTGCAATTGTctttgaaagaaataaaaaatagaataaattataaattagagtaatttccATTAAGCATTGAAAATTTCAAGTATTATTAACACAAAAATTATGTTACTAAGTTACCAAAGTAAGTAAAGACAAACCTGAACTAGACTTAAAAACTTCCAACCACTGTTAGTAAGCAAACAAAATTCAGCTTCTTCTTCCCCAACAATTGTTGAACAACATTCTCCATTCATAATTTCCCAAACAAAATACCTATCCAAATCCCAACAATCCACAGCCGTAAAGATTTCGATAACTTTCCCAAAATGTTCAAATTGCGAAAACAGAACATCTTCCAACGAAGGCCGAATTCGATCAATCAAGAACGGTAGCAACATTAGTCTTTGAGCATCTAACAAAGAACAAAACATAACCGAAACTCGAACAGCTTCAACTATTGTTGACAATTCCGAAATGGACTCTATAAATCCATTGAAACAATCAACATAAACTTTTGTCTCATCAAATGACCACTCAATAAGCTCTGTTGTATAATCCATAGTTTCCCCATTTAACATAACAAAACTTGTTGCACATtgtgaaatcaaagaaaacacaACTTTTGCAAGTTGTGTTATGTAAATTTCGTTACAAAAATAGTTTGAACACTTCAAAGTATGGATTTCATTTTCAATTTGTTGATGATAATATCTCAACATCAAATCATTAGCATGATGATTCTCTCCCAATCTACATAGCCTTAAAAGTGCCTTGTGGAGTTCCGATACAGTGATTCTCGGGTTTTCGGCCAAGAGAGACAATTGCACACTCAAAGCTACTTTCCTCTCAGAAATTATAGAGTCATTTTCAGGATTTTGTTGCTCTAATTCTATAATTTCAATGGCTTCATCAAACTTTCTTTCTATAATTAAAATGTCTAATGTTTCTGATATGTTGTTTATGTGATCTTCCAATGGTTCATTAGACACATAATAATCTAGTTCAAGTAAAGGTTCTATTACTTCTGAGACTAAAACCTTTGAACATGTTACATCTAATACTTGTTTAATTAACCTTTTTTGAATCGAAATATTGTTTTTCAGTTCATTCAGCTCAGTTCCCAAATGCTTTGCTTCTTCAAATATTCTGtccatattatatattttggaaaaaattattatttaaggtTTTCAAATGGGAAAAATTATAGAGCCAagatttttgttattattaccTGATGAAAACTGAGTAATTTGAAAAAATGTTTTTGTTGAATTCTTCATCTGAAGCCAATTTTAACTCCAATAATTCTGAACAAAGATGTTTAATCCCCTGAAATATGCAAATATAACAAATTGTAAATAATTGTTCTTATTACATGCTgaaatatatcatttattttaaaaaattacgatgatatttgttatagttacaatattattacggtaaaatttaaaaaaaaaaatctaatagtttacaatgttgaaaaataaatttaaatttttttcgatCATAAATTTAAACTGTGTGATTATTATGGTCTAAATTCAAAGCAGTATCATACTTTTCCAGTCATGGAGGCAAGATTGGGTTCATCATCACCGTCGTAGTCGCCGTCGCTTGAGATGGAGGAGACATCGGAATCGGTGGCGGTGGAATGGTCTCTGAAGAGAAATCGAGAAGAAGAGGTGGAGGTGGTTGCTAATTCcatgaataattaattataggaaAACACAACAGGATCAATTAAAATTTTCCCGAGAAACAAACAGAAGCAGAGGAAAAATAATAATGTGAGTTAgaaaagtatatatatgtatgtaagtATGTATTTAAGGCCTCGTTTTCATCTCCCATGCATATAATttggaataataataataataataattacatagGTTGCATCGTATAATTAAGTTTATCTAGAAGGAATAATGAACCGGCCATTGGCAATGGCAACCAAGTCAATCGATCGCCATTATTACTATTTTCATAGTTATtatctttcttcttcatcttcatatATATCTGGTCCGACCTCATAAACCCTAtttggctttcttcttcttcttcttcttttctctccaTGCATATGGCCATggcttttctctctctctctctcttttgttTTTGCTGTAAATATTAATTACTGGATTTAATTTCatcataattatattattaaattaaaataattaattaagtaaattttaatatttaatcatTATATTTAAATTGGGAGAACAGATTCAACTTTAAAAAAATGAtcagatttaaaatttgttGTACATATTCTTTACTAGTTGTATGTTTTTGCTAAGAAATTTTAAtagcaattatatggcattatTATGTTATCAATTTGGAATGAACAATTTTGTCAttgcattcaaaaaaaaaaacagatttaataagattttttttttaattagactagtactcaatttttatttaaatttaaatttgggtTTATTTTGATTTCTCTTTTTCAACTGAGGGTTATTTTCGTTTTTGAATGCATATCTAAGattctaaaaaaatttgttctcaagaaaaaaaattctaaattaaaatatctagtaagtaattaatattttaatataaattagcTAGATAATTCTTCATAAaacgtattattattattattataat from Cannabis sativa cultivar Pink pepper isolate KNU-18-1 chromosome 4, ASM2916894v1, whole genome shotgun sequence carries:
- the LOC115712881 gene encoding exocyst complex component EXO84B-like isoform X1, coding for MELATTSTSSSRFLFRDHSTATDSDVSSISSDGDYDGDDEPNLASMTGKGIKHLCSELLELKLASDEEFNKNIFSNYSVFIRIFEEAKHLGTELNELKNNISIQKRLIKQVLDVTCSKVLVSEVIEPLLELDYYVSNEPLEDHINNISETLDILIIERKFDEAIEIIELEQQNPENDSIISERKVALSVQLSLLAENPRITVSELHKALLRLCRLGENHHANDLMLRYYHQQIENEIHTLKCSNYFCNEIYITQLAKVVFSLISQCATSFVMLNGETMDYTTELIEWSFDETKVYVDCFNGFIESISELSTIVEAVRVSVMFCSLLDAQRLMLLPFLIDRIRPSLEDVLFSQFEHFGKVIEIFTAVDCWDLDRYFVWEIMNGECCSTIVGEEEAEFCLLTNSGWKFLSLVQTIAEDVTPLIALQMEDSIFSGLTNLFNGYVVILERALIYEKDVIENSVPFTNFGVSLQQQISILTNLSSLQILLPKIVRAIYEGISSDDMNEQIISVQEKGYDRFTLFTQEASNQLRSQFCHQFIQRIMSFEMDYKKLIVENRSDGMPSLKLQVLFSQLRKLERLVEDSIFEKEWLLELLRELVETTFIHISTKRDMWAISEETSTQENSVNYKQFVMDFAFLAEISKLGGYFSSEPSALADLVKSTYVSVGLNPERDDNENDNELDSMINDVIKKLIEIENTPLTIPNEESKTILTEDAYRNRSKLETNNSTNLSPRFESGATLGDFLEVTSFSSDIRTSSTTMNLEYSSKSLGVIECDQNLKCESHETKVSTKSYDLPHLPLSVDAVEEGDNNDFSK
- the LOC115712881 gene encoding exocyst complex component EXO84B-like isoform X2, with product MELATTSTSSSRFLFRDHSTATDSDVSSISSDGDYDGDDEPNLASMTGKGIKHLCSELLELKLASDEEFNKNIFSNYSVFIRIFEEAKHLGTELNELKNNISIQKRLIKQVLDVTCSKVLVSEVIEPLLELDYYVSNEPLEDHINNISETLDILIIERKFDEAIEIIELEQQNPENDSIISERKVALSVQLSLLAENPRITVSELHKALLRLCRLGENHHANDLMLRYYHQQIENEIHTLKCSNYFCNEIYITQLAKVVFSLISQCATSFVMLNGETMDYTTELIEWSFDETKVYVDCFNGFIESISELSTIVEAVRVSVMFCSLLDAQRLMLLPFLIDRIRPSLEDVLFSQFEHFGKVIEIFTAVDCWDLDRYFVWEIMNGECCSTIVGEEEAEFCLLTNSGWKFLSLVQTIAEDVTPLIALQMEDSIFSGLTNLFNGYVVILERALIYEKDVIENSVPFTNFGVSLQQQISILTNLSSLQILLPKIVRAIYEGISSDDMNEQIISVQEKGYDRFTLFTQEASNQLRSQFCHQFIQRIMSFEMDYKKLIVENRSDGMPSLKLQVLFSQLRKLERLVEDSIFEKEWLLELLRELVETTFIHISTKRDMWAISEETSTQENSFVMDFAFLAEISKLGGYFSSEPSALADLVKSTYVSVGLNPERDDNENDNELDSMINDVIKKLIEIENTPLTIPNEESKTILTEDAYRNRSKLETNNSTNLSPRFESGATLGDFLEVTSFSSDIRTSSTTMNLEYSSKSLGVIECDQNLKCESHETKVSTKSYDLPHLPLSVDAVEEGDNNDFSK